One Sphingomonas endolithica DNA segment encodes these proteins:
- a CDS encoding alpha/beta fold hydrolase: MVLLGENVRRWTVDAATLDEYVRNLSAPGAARAGFEYYRVNFSDDAIKRAADRNKIGIAPPVLTVGAESGVGDGLAKSLVGRSDHAQGVILKECGHFVPEECPTEFMAAILDFWSKVPAASR, encoded by the coding sequence ATGGTTCTTCTCGGTGAAAATGTCCGGAGGTGGACCGTCGATGCGGCTACGCTTGACGAGTACGTCCGTAACTTGTCCGCGCCCGGTGCCGCGAGAGCGGGGTTCGAATATTACCGGGTCAACTTCAGCGATGACGCGATAAAGCGTGCCGCCGATCGCAACAAGATCGGCATAGCGCCCCCGGTTCTGACCGTCGGAGCCGAAAGCGGTGTCGGGGACGGGCTCGCCAAATCACTCGTCGGTCGTAGTGATCATGCTCAGGGCGTGATCCTGAAAGAGTGCGGGCATTTCGTGCCTGAGGAGTGCCCGACGGAGTTCATGGCCGCGATTCTCGATTTCTGGTCGAAGGTCCCCGCGGCGTCACGTTGA
- the pgl gene encoding 6-phosphogluconolactonase encodes MIKVKWWEYDSRDEWVGAIAGDIGLIIAKALEARKGCLLALSGGKTPIAAYEKLASQELDWKKVTIIPVDDRLVKVDDPASNAGMLAKIFLSKGARVVPLGADYEDYQQAGAAADARLQDLPWPPDLVLLGMGKDGHTASIFPGPDFDTALDAPKKRRAIGVMPDPLPADQPYPRVTMTRGAILSARALMIVLTGAKKREVLEGAIKDGQQSRLPIGRVLAEAEQAIVIHWCNE; translated from the coding sequence GTGATTAAGGTGAAATGGTGGGAGTATGATTCCCGTGATGAGTGGGTCGGTGCAATCGCCGGCGATATCGGCTTAATCATCGCAAAGGCATTGGAGGCTCGCAAGGGTTGCCTGCTGGCGCTCTCCGGCGGCAAGACCCCGATCGCCGCCTATGAGAAGCTCGCTAGCCAAGAGCTCGATTGGAAGAAGGTCACGATCATCCCGGTCGACGATCGGCTGGTGAAGGTGGACGATCCCGCCTCCAACGCCGGCATGCTCGCCAAGATCTTCCTGTCCAAAGGCGCGCGCGTTGTGCCGCTCGGCGCGGATTACGAGGATTACCAGCAGGCCGGCGCCGCCGCCGACGCACGGCTGCAAGATCTGCCATGGCCGCCCGATCTGGTCCTGCTCGGAATGGGCAAGGACGGTCATACGGCATCCATCTTCCCCGGGCCGGATTTCGATACGGCGCTGGATGCGCCCAAGAAGCGCCGTGCGATCGGCGTGATGCCTGATCCACTGCCGGCGGATCAGCCTTATCCGCGCGTTACAATGACACGCGGCGCGATACTCTCTGCCCGCGCGCTCATGATCGTACTGACGGGTGCGAAGAAGCGCGAAGTGCTGGAAGGCGCAATCAAGGACGGCCAGCAATCACGCCTTCCGATCGGCCGTGTGCTGGCGGAAGCCGAGCAGGCGATCGTTATCCACTGGTGTAACGAATAG